In Pseudonocardia sp. C8, one genomic interval encodes:
- the pcaD gene encoding 3-oxoadipate enol-lactonase yields the protein MVLDLHHVVDGPADAPAVLFGPSLGTDLHLFDPQVAALADRFRCVRFDLPGHGGSPDVTGDLTIEDLARGALAAADAAGVTGFHYVGVSIGGAIGQWLGAHGGDRVRSIAVLATAARFPNPDSWPQRAATVREQGTEAMVASRPGTWYVEDWARRDPAGEKRLLDMLRATKPEAYAACCSAIGAFDIRADLASVSVPALVVAGADDPATPPPVVREIADGIPGARYAEVPASAHLLNYERPDEVNALLAEHLDARR from the coding sequence ATGGTTCTGGACCTGCATCACGTCGTCGACGGCCCCGCCGATGCCCCCGCCGTGCTCTTCGGTCCCTCGCTGGGGACCGACCTGCACCTGTTCGACCCGCAGGTGGCCGCGCTCGCGGACCGGTTCCGCTGCGTGCGGTTCGACCTGCCGGGCCACGGTGGTTCACCGGACGTGACCGGCGACCTGACGATCGAGGACCTGGCCCGGGGCGCGCTGGCCGCCGCGGACGCCGCCGGGGTCACCGGCTTCCACTACGTCGGCGTCTCGATCGGCGGGGCGATCGGGCAGTGGCTGGGGGCGCACGGCGGCGACCGGGTGCGCAGCATCGCGGTGCTGGCGACGGCGGCGCGGTTCCCGAACCCGGACTCGTGGCCGCAGCGCGCGGCCACCGTGCGGGAGCAGGGCACCGAGGCGATGGTCGCCTCCCGGCCCGGCACCTGGTACGTCGAGGACTGGGCGCGCCGCGACCCGGCGGGGGAGAAGCGGCTGCTGGACATGCTGCGCGCCACGAAGCCGGAGGCGTACGCGGCCTGCTGCTCGGCGATCGGCGCGTTCGACATCCGCGCCGACCTGGCGTCGGTGTCGGTACCGGCGCTGGTGGTGGCCGGCGCCGACGACCCGGCGACCCCGCCGCCGGTGGTGCGCGAGATCGCCGACGGCATCCCCGGCGCCCGCTACGCCGAGGTCCCCGCGTCGGCGCACCTGCTCAACTACGAGCGCCCGGACGAGGTGAACGCGCTGCTCGCCGAGCACCTCGACGCCCGGCGCTGA
- a CDS encoding MmcQ/YjbR family DNA-binding protein — MPAQPPRARVEDVHELAAGMPHVTVEYGPAGNPVYQVGRKSFVFFRTPRPDARDPETGERYPDVIVFWVGSEDEKLALVQDAGTPFFTTPHFDGHPSVLLRASRIGELDREELAEIVQDAWLSRASARRRTAWLAEHGIDG; from the coding sequence ATGCCGGCGCAGCCGCCACGGGCCAGGGTCGAGGACGTGCACGAGCTGGCGGCCGGGATGCCGCACGTCACCGTGGAGTACGGGCCCGCCGGCAACCCCGTCTACCAGGTCGGGCGGAAGTCGTTCGTGTTCTTCCGCACCCCGCGCCCGGACGCCCGGGACCCGGAGACCGGCGAGCGCTACCCGGACGTGATCGTGTTCTGGGTGGGGTCGGAGGACGAGAAGCTCGCGCTCGTGCAGGACGCGGGCACGCCGTTCTTCACCACGCCGCACTTCGACGGGCATCCCTCGGTGCTCCTGCGCGCGAGCCGGATCGGCGAGCTGGACCGCGAGGAGCTGGCCGAGATCGTGCAGGACGCGTGGCTGTCGCGGGCCTCGGCCCGCCGCCGCACGGCCTGGCTCGCCGAGCACGGCATCGACGGGTAG
- a CDS encoding DUF4142 domain-containing protein, translated as MPRRIPGPLRWSILAALAAVAVAALAQSWVSVPVAAAQGWTQTRWGPLGPADRDLLEKVRLAGLWEAPTGQQGEQQASSPAVREVARKLGVEHHALDESVRATAAQLGVPLPSRPSDQQIGWMNDLTARTGTDYDRQFVQLLRGAHGSVLPVITDVRVGTRNELVRRFATEADAYVTRHIGYLESTGLVDYAALPAPPDPAPRPMTDLVVPALVVGVALLAAGGLLMTLYRRGRPDRGGPLLPAGGLIPRPRRARDDAARVPSRTALPVGPPDPWDELAHVPPVHPAPDGTGHRERDGPAAPDPFGTAVPDPGPDTRPARHDTAHTPHTRPTGPRRARTTRRSRHR; from the coding sequence ATGCCCCGCCGGATACCCGGCCCGCTGCGCTGGTCGATCCTCGCCGCGCTCGCCGCGGTCGCGGTCGCCGCGCTGGCCCAGTCCTGGGTCTCCGTGCCCGTCGCGGCCGCCCAGGGGTGGACCCAGACCCGATGGGGGCCGCTCGGCCCCGCCGACCGCGACCTGCTGGAGAAGGTCCGCCTCGCCGGTCTCTGGGAGGCCCCCACCGGGCAGCAGGGCGAGCAGCAGGCCAGCTCGCCGGCCGTGCGCGAGGTCGCCCGCAAGCTCGGTGTCGAGCACCACGCCCTCGACGAGAGCGTCCGCGCCACCGCCGCGCAGCTGGGCGTGCCGCTGCCCAGCCGGCCCAGCGACCAGCAGATCGGCTGGATGAACGACCTCACCGCGCGGACCGGCACCGACTACGACCGGCAGTTCGTGCAGCTGCTGCGCGGCGCGCACGGCTCCGTCCTCCCGGTGATCACCGACGTGCGGGTGGGCACCCGGAACGAGCTGGTGCGCCGGTTCGCGACCGAGGCCGACGCCTACGTCACCCGGCACATCGGCTACCTGGAGTCCACCGGGCTGGTCGACTACGCCGCGCTGCCGGCCCCGCCCGACCCGGCCCCGCGCCCCATGACCGACCTGGTCGTCCCGGCCCTCGTCGTCGGGGTGGCGCTGCTCGCCGCGGGCGGCCTGCTGATGACCCTCTACCGGCGTGGCCGCCCGGACCGCGGTGGGCCGCTGCTGCCGGCCGGCGGGCTGATCCCGCGGCCGCGCCGGGCCCGCGACGACGCCGCGCGCGTCCCGTCCCGGACCGCGCTGCCGGTCGGCCCGCCCGACCCCTGGGACGAGCTCGCGCACGTCCCGCCGGTCCACCCGGCGCCGGACGGGACCGGCCACCGCGAACGCGACGGCCCCGCGGCCCCGGACCCGTTCGGGACCGCGGTCCCCGACCCCGGTCCGGACACTCGTCCGGCCCGCCACGACACCGCGCACACCCCCCACACCCGACCCACCGGCCCGCGCCGAGCGCGGACCACACGGAGGAGCCGTCACCGATGA
- a CDS encoding DUF6529 family protein has protein sequence MSSRARHADRDTTDPVGFPPVPASAVPHPRRPDGSGGWAERSAADDWDAPAPEVAERWPDSVPRRRGGPEDLLAATGGWAAPDLRTDPWGTAPVRADARSWAGVHEPAHRAGRRPAGPDAPAGRRRGGGPSIRAVLVPVVAGSLVAVALGVWARQHEGTGVVVGLAGFSGGAVKAGLGSLALLLAVVQGVTGHRLHRGTASPATAAVHRWSGRAAVLVTVPVAVQCLYAFGWSGATPSALLHSALGCVFYGAFVTKMLLLRRPGVPGWVLALAGGVLLAVLAGVWLTSALWFFADRVVLG, from the coding sequence ATGAGCTCCCGCGCGCGGCACGCCGACCGGGACACCACCGACCCGGTCGGCTTCCCGCCGGTGCCGGCATCGGCCGTCCCGCACCCGCGCCGCCCCGACGGCAGCGGCGGGTGGGCGGAACGCTCCGCCGCGGACGACTGGGACGCCCCGGCTCCCGAGGTCGCCGAGCGCTGGCCGGACTCGGTGCCCCGCAGGCGTGGCGGGCCGGAGGACCTGCTCGCGGCCACGGGCGGGTGGGCGGCGCCCGACCTGCGGACCGACCCGTGGGGCACCGCCCCGGTCCGGGCCGACGCGCGCTCCTGGGCCGGGGTGCACGAGCCGGCGCACCGGGCCGGCCGCCGCCCGGCCGGGCCGGACGCTCCGGCCGGCCGCCGTCGTGGTGGCGGACCGTCGATCCGGGCCGTGCTGGTCCCGGTCGTGGCCGGCTCGCTGGTCGCCGTGGCGCTGGGCGTCTGGGCCCGCCAGCACGAGGGCACCGGCGTCGTCGTGGGCCTCGCCGGGTTCTCCGGCGGCGCCGTGAAGGCCGGGCTCGGCTCGCTGGCCCTGCTGCTCGCGGTCGTCCAGGGCGTCACCGGTCACCGGCTGCACCGCGGCACCGCGTCCCCGGCGACGGCCGCCGTGCACCGCTGGTCCGGGCGCGCCGCCGTCCTGGTGACCGTCCCGGTCGCCGTGCAGTGCCTGTACGCGTTCGGCTGGTCCGGGGCGACGCCGTCGGCGCTGCTGCACTCGGCGCTGGGCTGCGTGTTCTACGGCGCGTTCGTGACGAAGATGCTGCTGCTGCGCCGCCCGGGAGTGCCCGGCTGGGTGCTCGCCCTGGCCGGTGGGGTGCTGCTCGCGGTCCTCGCCGGAGTCTGGCTGACCTCGGCCCTGTGGTTCTTCGCCGACCGCGTGGTGCTCGGGTGA